GATTTTATTGCTCATTTTGGAAAAAATACTGCTGAGACAGTTCTTCCTATGAATAAACTTGCTTCGATTTATATGCAGACGGGGGATTATGACGCAGCGGAATCTATTTATGCAAACGGACTTAAAATACGCGAAGATGCCCTAGGTAAAGAGCATAGGGATGTTGCAGACAGCTTACTTCGGCTTGCAAACTTATATAAGCAACTTGATAAAAAAGGCGAGTCCCTTGCATTTGTCGAGCGTGCTGCTGTCATACTGAATAAAGGTAAAGAACAAAACGATGATGACAGGCTGGAAGCAGAAGAGAATATGGCAGAAGTATATGCTGAAACAAAAAATATGGCGAAAGCTGTTCAGATATATAAGAAGGTCTGTGCGCTGAAGAAAGAAAAGTTCGGTGAATATGCCAAGGAAACTATTAGAAGTCAGGTGAAATATGCTGAATCTGTTCTCAAAAACGGACAGCCGGGAAAAGCTGTCAAAGTTTATGAGGATGTTCTGGATAAAACTGCAAAAACCTTTGGAGGCAAAAGCAAAGCTGCCGCTGCCGCTGTAAACGATCTGGCTTTTGCTTATCAGAAGAATAAAGAATATGATAAAGCTGAAGAGATGCACAAGCGTGCACTTGAGATAAAAAACGAACTTTACGGAGACAATCACCCGAGCACTGCAACCACAGTTTCAAATTATGCCCAGCTTCAATATCTGGTGGGGGATCTGGCAAGTGCGGAAATTGGCTATAAGAAAGCAACGAAGGTTTATGAGACTGTTCTTGGAAGAGTACATCAAAAAACTGCTCTTGGGTTTAATAATCTTGGCTTCCTTACTTCAAGGATGGGACATTTTGATATGGCTGAGAAATATTATCTGGATGCCCTGAATAGCAAAAAGGCTCTTGGAGAAGAAAAAACAGTATCTTTTGCTTCAACGCTAAATAACCTCGGGGAACTTATGTTCAGGATGGGACGAAAGGAAGAAGCAAAGGGCTATCTTGAAAAAGCACTGGAGATATACAGAGATGCGCTTGGTGATGAACACAGCACTACACAAGTGATAATCAAAAATCTTGCAGTAGTTAATAAGTAATATCTTTCCTCACGATTGATTTTATCTTTAATATTAAGACTCATCATAGAAAAAGCCCGCTTTGAGGGCGGGCTTGGTAGTTTTAAACTTTGGAATAACTAGAAAGTAACTTCTGCGCTTCCTTCCCATAAACCGTGAATGTTGCAATAGGATGTAGCGATAAGTGTTCCTGCTTTTTCAAGTTTGATTTTGCAGGTAGAAACAGGTTCAGCATAAGCTGGTCCCTGATTTGCGCCGGCAGCAGCTTCACCGTGAGCAGAATACTCAAATCTTCCGAGGTTTATTACAGGACCCTCGGCAGGTTTGAAGTAGAGTGATATCCAGCTAATAAAGTGTTCTGTTGTATTAGGATGTGGGATCTCTTTCCCCACGGAAACTTCAACTACAAATGGTTCTCCGGCTTTAATACCTTCAGGTACGACAATTACCGGAACGTGTTTTTCAGATTTGAAATCTGCTGTTTTTACGAATTCTCCGATTGACATATTCAGCCTCCTTTATTGCGAGTAATTAATTTTACTTACAGATACACAATATCACAACCCAAAATTAAAATCAAACCTGATTAGTCTTTTTTTGTGATTTTAATATGCTCATGTTGTGAAATACTCCGCAGAGCTGTTGTGTATGATGATCGCACAAGTAGTATACTCAGAGACCATTTCATGGTTTTCTGTAATGCTGACACCTATTTGTGAGAAGTCTAATATACTGTCGAGCTGGTTATTCTGTGCCAGGTCAGGACATGACGGGTATCCGAAACTGTATCTTCGCCCTGAATAGCCCAGAGATATTATGCCGTGTGCTGTTTTGGCGTCTGCATGGTCGATTTTCAGATCCGTGCGTATCATTTTATGAGCATATTCAGCCATCGCTTCTGCGAATTCTGTGAAAAAGCCGTGAAACTGATAATATTTTTTGTATTCGTTGTTTTTAAATAGCTGCTGGCAATACTCCGCCGGTTTACTGCCTGCTGTGACGATATGGAATGCCACAACATCCTTTACACCGGAAGAAACAGGGTGAAAATAATCTGCAAGGCATACTCCATTCTCTAAGTTCTGCCTTGGGAAGACGAATCGTGTCAGTTCACTTCCGTCTTCATTATAAACGATAAGCTCTTCACCGTCTGAATTACACGGGAAATAGGCGTATCTTATCCCCATTTCGAGGAGCTCTTTATCTTTGATCTCCTGAACAGTTTCGTTAAATTCAGGTATCACAGTTTTAGTAAGGAGTTCTTCATATTCATAATCCGGCATGTTTTTTTTGCTGTAGCCCCACCTGTGAGAGAAGAGTGCAAGCTTGTTCATGTATTCAAGTATGTCGTCTGCTGTATAGTTCTCTGCTGTTTTAACTCCGAAGAATGGTGGTGCTGGCGGTGTCTCAAGCTTAGGGCTCTGCACTTTTTTAGGTTTGGCAGAAATATCTGCGTAGGTCTTTTCCGGTGCGATGCTTCCTTCGCTCTCTCCGCTGAGAACTTTTAAAGCGTCAAATGCGTCACGGCAATAACTCACCATGCCTGGCATAATGGGCATACAATCATTTTTAACAAATTTTTCAGTGAGGGCAGCCCCTCCGAGCAGTACCTTTTTGCTAAGCCCCTGCCTGTTTATCTCGGCGATATTCTCACGCATTATGTTAGTAGACTTAACAAGAAGCCCGCTCATCCCGATGGCGTCCGCATCCATCTCAACAGCTTTTGCGATCATCTCTTCAACTGAAACCTTTATGCCGAGATTATAAACTTCGTAACCGTTATTTGAGAGTATT
This window of the Denitrovibrio acetiphilus DSM 12809 genome carries:
- a CDS encoding class II SORL domain-containing protein, coding for MSIGEFVKTADFKSEKHVPVIVVPEGIKAGEPFVVEVSVGKEIPHPNTTEHFISWISLYFKPAEGPVINLGRFEYSAHGEAAAGANQGPAYAEPVSTCKIKLEKAGTLIATSYCNIHGLWEGSAEVTF